A single window of Metallosphaera hakonensis JCM 8857 = DSM 7519 DNA harbors:
- a CDS encoding formate--phosphoribosylaminoimidazolecarboxamide ligase family protein — MIKIASVASHSALDIFDGAKDEGFSTIALCKKGRERPYQEFKRVVDSCLLLNDFKEISNEEIQRVLMEQEALIVPNRSMAVYLGYDAIEMMKVKFFGNRMMLRWEERTGNKNYYKILDQAKIRRPRTLSPEDVDGPVIVKIPEAKRKVERGFFFASDRGDFETKLEKLRRDGIINDEGIGQMVIEEFIFGAYFNVNYFYSPVFNRVEIISVDRRIQSDWDSFYRLPSEIQIKLGRYPRLIEVGHEPATIRESMLEKLFDAGYSFVETTKSLEKGGIIGPFTLQLAVTPDLDIVVFDVAPRIGGGTNAYMGIGSQYSKLYFGKPISLGRRIAIEIKEAMMRKELDIITS; from the coding sequence CCATAGCCCTATGTAAAAAGGGAAGAGAAAGGCCATATCAAGAATTTAAAAGAGTAGTCGATTCATGTCTACTTCTGAACGATTTTAAGGAAATCTCTAATGAGGAGATTCAGAGAGTCTTAATGGAGCAGGAGGCATTGATTGTTCCGAATAGAAGTATGGCAGTATATCTAGGTTATGATGCCATAGAAATGATGAAAGTGAAGTTCTTCGGTAACAGAATGATGTTGAGGTGGGAGGAAAGGACGGGTAATAAGAATTACTACAAAATCTTAGATCAAGCTAAGATAAGAAGGCCTAGAACTCTAAGTCCAGAAGATGTAGATGGGCCGGTCATAGTGAAAATTCCCGAGGCCAAGAGGAAAGTAGAGAGAGGTTTCTTTTTTGCTTCAGACAGGGGGGACTTTGAGACTAAGCTGGAGAAGCTCAGGAGAGACGGCATAATAAACGATGAAGGAATAGGACAAATGGTAATAGAGGAGTTTATTTTCGGCGCCTACTTTAATGTTAATTATTTCTATTCTCCAGTTTTTAACAGAGTTGAAATTATTAGCGTTGATAGGAGAATTCAAAGCGACTGGGATTCTTTCTACAGGCTTCCATCTGAAATCCAAATAAAACTAGGAAGATACCCCAGGTTAATAGAGGTTGGACACGAACCCGCTACCATAAGGGAGAGCATGCTAGAGAAACTATTTGACGCAGGTTACTCCTTCGTTGAGACTACCAAATCGCTGGAAAAAGGTGGTATAATTGGCCCCTTCACTCTTCAGTTAGCTGTAACTCCGGACTTGGATATAGTAGTATTTGATGTAGCTCCTAGAATAGGAGGTGGTACTAATGCCTACATGGGAATCGGAAGCCAGTACTCCAAACTGTACTTCGGAAAGCCAATCAGTCTTGGAAGAAGGATAGCAATTGAGATAAAAGAGGCAATGATGAGGAAGGAACTTGACATAATAACTTCGTAA